A portion of the Kiritimatiellia bacterium genome contains these proteins:
- a CDS encoding ATP-binding protein, with translation MMHATLADWMLEPVSNAIEAGARAIRVHLSKRGSWIEAEVADDGPGLDRAHCDALFDPFAGGDPRKHPARRPHLGLPLLHQIVQQAGGELAVESMPGQGTLVRLALDTRHPDAPPAGDWAAAIATSLAMAAERGIAMQWLHEDNGRLCVADNLDLLGAPAPIRADRLQRLRHELAENMPPPARAPAALAVAGLEENRSWAN, from the coding sequence ATGATGCATGCGACGCTGGCCGACTGGATGTTAGAACCGGTCTCGAACGCGATCGAGGCCGGCGCTCGGGCGATTCGGGTTCATCTGAGCAAGCGGGGCTCCTGGATCGAAGCAGAGGTTGCCGATGACGGCCCCGGACTCGATCGAGCCCACTGCGACGCGCTGTTTGACCCTTTTGCAGGCGGTGACCCGCGCAAGCATCCCGCTCGCCGGCCCCATCTGGGCCTGCCACTGCTGCACCAGATTGTGCAACAGGCCGGCGGGGAGCTGGCGGTGGAGTCCATGCCCGGTCAGGGCACGCTCGTGCGCTTGGCGTTGGATACACGCCACCCCGACGCGCCGCCGGCCGGTGATTGGGCCGCGGCCATCGCAACGTCACTGGCGATGGCCGCCGAGCGGGGCATCGCGATGCAATGGCTGCACGAGGACAACGGCCGGCTTTGCGTGGCCGACAACCTCGACCTGCTCGGGGCGCCGGCGCCGATCCGGGCGGACCGGCTGCAACGGCTCCGGCACGAGCTGGCGGAAAACATGCCACCGCCGGCCAGGGCGCCGGCCGCGCTTGCGGTTGCCGGCCTTGAGGAGAACAGATCATGGGCAAACTGA
- a CDS encoding NAD(P)H-dependent oxidoreductase subunit E → MDTHEELTALPDRSIELPEDLSRYIEEWKTRPGNLIMVLHRVQEHYGYVPRDVAFEVAARLDVPLAKIYGVVTFYHFFKLRKPGRHQIAVCMGTACYLKGGEDLIKELETILGIGLNQTTADGEFSIEAVRCIGCCGLAPVLTVDGQVYGRLTKDQLADIVAKHRGG, encoded by the coding sequence ATGGACACGCACGAAGAACTGACGGCGCTGCCGGATCGTTCGATCGAACTGCCGGAAGATCTGTCCCGGTACATCGAGGAATGGAAGACCAGACCGGGCAACCTGATTATGGTGCTGCACCGGGTGCAGGAGCACTACGGGTACGTGCCGCGCGATGTCGCGTTTGAAGTGGCTGCCCGCCTCGATGTGCCCCTGGCGAAAATCTACGGCGTGGTGACCTTCTACCACTTCTTCAAGCTGCGCAAGCCCGGACGTCATCAGATCGCGGTGTGCATGGGCACGGCCTGCTACCTCAAGGGGGGCGAGGACCTGATCAAGGAGCTCGAAACCATCCTCGGCATCGGTCTGAACCAGACCACCGCGGATGGCGAGTTTTCGATTGAGGCTGTCCGGTGCATCGGTTGCTGCGGCCTGGCGCCGGTGCTGACGGTGGACGGACAGGTCTACGGCCGGCTGACGAAAGACCAGCTGGCCGACATTGTCGCCAAGCATCGAGGTGGATGA
- a CDS encoding SDR family NAD(P)-dependent oxidoreductase, with product MSRSLVGGVALVTGAGGGIGGAVAEALAREGMRVWLCGRRRDPLEAAAARLMPPDRLAGVLVADITDQGAHGRIAGAVGPRLDVLVHAAGVFRPGSAADLEPDEIERMFAVNAVGPAALTRALLPALRAARGQVVFVNSTAILRGNAAWSVYAASKAALKTLADGLRDVVNAAGVRVLSVLPGRTASPMQAAVHEWEGRPYQPERLMQPEDIAGMIVAALRAAETAEVTDLILRPMRPG from the coding sequence ATGAGCCGATCACTGGTGGGCGGCGTGGCGCTGGTCACGGGCGCGGGGGGTGGCATTGGCGGCGCGGTCGCGGAGGCGCTGGCGCGCGAGGGGATGCGGGTATGGCTGTGCGGACGCCGCCGGGATCCACTGGAGGCCGCCGCCGCGCGCCTCATGCCGCCGGACCGGCTGGCGGGCGTGCTTGTCGCGGACATTACCGATCAAGGGGCCCACGGCCGAATCGCCGGGGCGGTCGGCCCGCGGTTGGATGTGCTGGTTCACGCGGCGGGTGTGTTCCGGCCCGGCTCTGCGGCGGACCTCGAGCCGGACGAAATCGAGCGCATGTTTGCGGTGAACGCGGTCGGGCCGGCCGCACTGACGCGGGCGTTGCTGCCGGCGCTGCGGGCCGCGCGCGGTCAGGTGGTGTTTGTAAACTCCACCGCGATTCTGCGCGGGAATGCGGCCTGGAGCGTGTATGCGGCCAGCAAGGCCGCGCTGAAGACACTCGCGGACGGCCTGCGCGACGTGGTGAACGCGGCGGGGGTACGGGTTCTCTCGGTGTTGCCGGGCCGCACCGCCTCGCCGATGCAGGCGGCGGTGCACGAGTGGGAGGGCCGGCCCTACCAACCGGAGCGTCTGATGCAGCCGGAAGACATCGCAGGGATGATCGTGGCGGCCTTGCGTGCGGCGGAAACCGCCGAGGTCACCGATCTGATTCTCCGGCCGATGCGGCCCGGTTGA
- a CDS encoding redox-sensing transcriptional repressor Rex, translated as MSATKEVVVRLTKYKNVLEKLRSLGFVKVFSDNLADAVGVSPALVRKDFSVFGLTGKKRAGYQVDDLIAQLNRILGVDEVQRVIVVGCGKIGTALMRYRGFARERIRVVAGFDVDPSKIDPNAPIPIRDINEMPYVVKSEKIQVAILAVPETVASQVAEQLIAAGIRGILNFAPILLKSQNNVVVQNINIALELENLFCLLRFAEQGLERGRP; from the coding sequence ATGAGTGCGACAAAAGAAGTTGTTGTTCGCCTGACCAAGTACAAGAACGTACTGGAGAAGCTCCGTTCGCTGGGTTTCGTGAAGGTGTTTTCCGACAATTTGGCGGACGCGGTCGGTGTATCCCCGGCCTTGGTGCGCAAGGACTTCTCTGTCTTCGGGCTGACGGGGAAGAAGAGGGCCGGGTATCAGGTGGATGACCTGATCGCGCAGCTCAACCGGATTCTGGGGGTGGACGAGGTTCAGCGGGTGATCGTGGTTGGCTGCGGAAAGATCGGGACCGCGCTGATGCGATATCGGGGGTTTGCGCGCGAGCGCATCCGGGTGGTGGCCGGCTTCGACGTGGATCCCTCGAAGATTGATCCGAACGCTCCGATCCCGATCCGCGACATCAACGAGATGCCGTATGTGGTGAAGAGCGAAAAAATCCAGGTGGCGATTCTCGCGGTGCCGGAGACGGTGGCGTCGCAGGTGGCCGAACAGCTGATCGCGGCGGGGATCCGGGGGATCCTGAACTTCGCGCCGATTCTGTTGAAGAGCCAGAACAACGTGGTCGTGCAGAATATCAACATCGCGCTGGAGTTGGAGAATCTGTTCTGTCTGCTGCGGTTCGCCGAGCAGGGGCTGGAGCGGGGGCGGCCATGA
- a CDS encoding DUF4910 domain-containing protein, whose product MSGSVPLPTGGTLGAELYRLCARLYPLFRSLTGEGVRATLAILRQVCDLQVRGLCSGEPILDWTVPLEWTVREAWLRSPSGELLADVRQHNLQLVGYSVPFRGHLDREALRPHLHSLPERPDWIPYRTSYWTRDWGFCLPHRRIERLEPGSYEVCVDTELAPGEMNWGERLLPGTLREEILITTHICHPSMANDNCSGMAIAAQLAAEFARAGGHRRTLRFLFAPGTVGAIAWLARHRELLPRIRHVIVLAGLGDPGPLSIKHTRRGDTELDAAALAVARSSGRTVVELPFAPYGYDERQYSSPGFDLPTIVVSRSPFGTYPEYHTSADNLDFIQSEALADSYLFVRELIRELDSARHPVNLRPFGEPQLGRRGLYASVGGDSHARERQMAMLWVLNLADGRATVDQIVRRSNLPQARVEEAIAALEQAGLLGWAEDGG is encoded by the coding sequence ATGAGCGGCTCCGTTCCACTGCCGACCGGTGGGACCCTCGGCGCGGAGCTGTACCGGCTCTGTGCGCGGTTGTATCCGCTCTTCCGCAGCCTCACCGGTGAGGGCGTCCGCGCGACGCTCGCGATTCTGCGCCAGGTGTGTGACCTGCAGGTTCGGGGACTGTGCAGCGGCGAACCCATCCTGGATTGGACCGTGCCGCTGGAATGGACCGTCCGCGAGGCCTGGCTGCGTTCGCCCTCGGGCGAGCTGCTGGCGGATGTGCGGCAGCACAACCTTCAGCTCGTCGGCTACAGTGTGCCGTTCCGCGGGCACCTGGATCGGGAGGCGCTGCGGCCCCACCTGCACAGCCTGCCGGAGCGGCCGGACTGGATTCCGTACCGCACCTCGTACTGGACGCGCGACTGGGGTTTCTGCCTGCCGCATCGGCGCATCGAGCGGTTGGAACCGGGGTCGTATGAGGTCTGTGTGGACACGGAGCTGGCGCCGGGCGAGATGAACTGGGGCGAACGGCTGCTGCCGGGGACGCTGCGGGAGGAGATTCTGATCACCACGCACATCTGCCATCCCTCGATGGCCAACGACAACTGCAGCGGAATGGCGATCGCGGCACAGCTGGCGGCGGAGTTTGCGCGCGCCGGCGGACATCGGCGGACTCTGCGGTTCCTGTTCGCGCCGGGTACGGTGGGTGCGATCGCATGGCTTGCCCGCCATCGGGAGCTGCTCCCCCGAATCCGCCATGTGATCGTGCTGGCGGGTCTGGGTGACCCCGGCCCGCTGTCGATCAAACACACTCGTCGGGGCGACACCGAGCTGGATGCGGCGGCGCTGGCCGTGGCGCGCAGCAGCGGTCGAACGGTGGTGGAGCTGCCGTTTGCGCCCTACGGGTACGACGAGCGCCAGTACTCGTCGCCCGGCTTTGATCTGCCGACGATCGTGGTGTCGCGCTCACCCTTCGGCACTTATCCGGAGTACCACACCTCCGCGGACAACCTGGACTTCATCCAGTCCGAGGCGCTGGCGGACTCGTATCTCTTCGTGCGTGAACTGATCCGGGAGCTGGACTCGGCGCGGCACCCGGTGAACCTGCGGCCGTTTGGAGAGCCGCAGCTCGGCCGCCGGGGTCTGTACGCCTCTGTGGGCGGAGACTCTCACGCGCGAGAGCGTCAGATGGCGATGCTCTGGGTGTTGAACCTTGCGGACGGCCGCGCGACGGTGGATCAGATTGTGAGGCGGTCAAATCTGCCGCAAGCGCGCGTCGAGGAGGCGATCGCCGCACTCGAACAGGCGGGCCTGCTCGGTTGGGCGGAGGATGGTGGATGA
- a CDS encoding (2Fe-2S) ferredoxin domain-containing protein: MGKLTLEELRALRERAQQTIARRQSAEGATGEIVVGMGTCGIAAGAREALDAFIEALNRHQRGDVVVRQTGCMGLCYSEPTVEVRIAGMPPTIYGRVTAEVARRIVEEHILAGRLVDDHVYDRPAPDIAPHLRSSGK; encoded by the coding sequence ATGGGCAAACTGACACTGGAAGAACTTCGCGCACTGCGGGAACGGGCACAGCAGACGATCGCGCGCCGCCAAAGCGCGGAGGGCGCCACCGGTGAAATTGTGGTCGGCATGGGCACCTGCGGCATCGCAGCCGGCGCGCGGGAAGCACTCGACGCGTTCATCGAGGCGCTGAATCGGCACCAGCGCGGCGACGTGGTCGTGCGCCAGACCGGCTGCATGGGCCTGTGCTACTCCGAACCGACGGTCGAGGTCCGCATCGCCGGCATGCCGCCGACCATCTACGGTCGTGTCACCGCCGAGGTCGCCCGCCGGATCGTCGAGGAGCACATCCTCGCCGGCCGTCTGGTGGACGACCACGTGTATGATCGGCCGGCGCCGGATATCGCGCCGCACCTGCGCAGCTCCGGAAAGTGA
- a CDS encoding Rid family detoxifying hydrolase, with amino-acid sequence MTAIHTNEAPAPIGPYSQGVVAGGWVWTAGQLGIEPCSGLLADGFIAQARQALANVRAVLAAGGAAPADVVKVTVFLKDLANFGAFNAVFEEFFRPPWPAREVIQAARLPRDAEIEISVVAHRSA; translated from the coding sequence ATGACCGCGATTCACACCAACGAGGCGCCCGCGCCGATCGGTCCCTATTCGCAGGGCGTGGTGGCGGGCGGCTGGGTCTGGACGGCCGGGCAGCTCGGAATCGAGCCGTGCAGCGGTTTGCTCGCCGACGGCTTCATCGCGCAGGCTCGACAGGCGCTGGCAAACGTCCGCGCCGTACTGGCAGCCGGGGGCGCGGCGCCGGCCGACGTAGTGAAAGTGACGGTGTTCCTGAAAGATCTGGCGAATTTCGGCGCGTTCAACGCGGTGTTTGAGGAGTTCTTCCGGCCTCCGTGGCCGGCGCGCGAAGTGATTCAGGCGGCGCGGCTGCCGCGCGATGCGGAAATCGAAATTTCTGTGGTCGCGCACCGCTCCGCATGA
- a CDS encoding PHP domain-containing protein — MRADLHIHSCLSPCGDLRMSPREIAYHAAVAGLQMIAVVDHNAGLNAPASARAAAARGLAVLTGVEVTTVEELHVLALFDDPLATVEFGRQATARLASVPVSRLTEVDQPVVNEEGEIETLVPVWLGAATDWPLTELCEAICAAGGLCVPSHVDRPAMSVLSQLGRMPELPFDAVEVSDRYDCARDPAGLRGRWAMIRTSDAHHPEEIGRGWTELPLATGRVEDCRAAFAELRARQLADPTAGLPPRVGL; from the coding sequence GTGAGAGCGGATCTGCACATTCACTCGTGCCTGTCCCCCTGCGGGGATCTTCGCATGTCACCCCGCGAGATCGCGTACCACGCCGCGGTCGCGGGTCTGCAGATGATTGCGGTGGTGGACCACAACGCGGGGTTGAACGCCCCGGCGAGTGCCCGGGCGGCCGCCGCGCGCGGGCTCGCGGTGCTGACCGGCGTCGAGGTCACGACGGTGGAGGAGCTCCACGTGCTGGCGTTGTTCGATGATCCGTTGGCCACGGTCGAGTTTGGCCGGCAGGCCACCGCCCGCTTGGCGAGCGTACCGGTGAGCCGTCTGACCGAGGTGGACCAGCCTGTGGTGAATGAAGAGGGGGAAATCGAGACCCTGGTGCCGGTCTGGCTCGGCGCGGCGACCGACTGGCCGCTCACCGAGCTCTGTGAAGCGATTTGCGCCGCGGGCGGACTGTGTGTTCCCTCCCATGTGGACCGTCCCGCCATGAGCGTGCTCTCGCAACTGGGGCGGATGCCGGAGCTACCCTTCGACGCCGTCGAGGTCAGCGACCGCTACGACTGTGCCCGGGATCCGGCCGGCCTGCGCGGGCGGTGGGCGATGATCCGCACCAGCGATGCGCATCACCCCGAGGAGATCGGGCGGGGTTGGACCGAGCTGCCGCTGGCCACCGGCCGGGTAGAGGACTGCCGCGCGGCGTTCGCGGAGCTGCGCGCCCGACAGCTCGCCGATCCGACGGCGGGACTGCCGCCACGGGTCGGCTTGTGA
- a CDS encoding CBS domain-containing protein produces MAVLPIPADQVPLILQDLLFRLKVRDVMTRELITVRRTDSMRYARALMKSHGITGLPVAERDRLYGIVSMDDVITVMEHGQLDEPVGAHMTERVVVLEDDMPLSFGASYFEKYRFGRFPVLDRDGRLCGILTSRDISASLLIELYKEYARLEAKMPAPAPCAVPVEQLRFAVRRYDFENAGRAAHEIKKALTARGLPPEHVRRAAIAAYEMEMNLVVHSNGGAIEARIEHGVAEITATDDGPGIPDVELAMQDGFSTANDWVRSLGFGAGMGLGNIRRVADEFAIRSAVGEGTRVRALIRWPVSAVTMPPEASR; encoded by the coding sequence ATGGCCGTGCTGCCCATTCCGGCGGATCAGGTTCCGCTGATTCTGCAGGACCTGTTGTTCCGGCTGAAAGTGCGGGATGTGATGACGCGCGAGCTGATCACCGTTCGCCGTACCGATTCGATGCGCTATGCCCGAGCGCTGATGAAGAGTCACGGCATCACCGGCCTGCCGGTGGCGGAGCGCGATCGACTCTACGGCATCGTGAGCATGGATGACGTGATCACCGTGATGGAGCACGGCCAGCTCGACGAGCCGGTTGGCGCGCACATGACCGAGCGGGTCGTCGTGCTCGAGGATGACATGCCGCTGTCGTTCGGCGCCTCCTACTTCGAAAAGTACCGCTTCGGTCGTTTCCCCGTGTTGGACCGGGACGGTCGGCTCTGTGGGATTTTGACCAGCCGCGACATCAGCGCCTCGCTGCTGATTGAGCTGTACAAAGAGTATGCGAGGCTGGAAGCGAAAATGCCCGCGCCCGCACCGTGCGCGGTACCCGTTGAACAGCTGCGGTTTGCGGTGCGACGATACGACTTCGAAAACGCCGGCCGCGCCGCGCATGAAATCAAAAAGGCGCTCACCGCGCGCGGATTACCGCCGGAGCATGTTCGCCGTGCGGCGATCGCAGCGTATGAAATGGAGATGAACCTCGTCGTGCACTCCAACGGCGGTGCGATAGAAGCCCGCATCGAGCACGGTGTTGCGGAAATCACGGCGACGGACGACGGACCGGGCATCCCGGACGTCGAGCTAGCGATGCAGGATGGTTTTTCGACCGCGAACGACTGGGTTCGGTCACTGGGCTTCGGCGCCGGCATGGGGTTGGGCAACATCCGGCGAGTCGCGGACGAGTTTGCGATTCGCTCCGCGGTTGGCGAGGGCACCCGCGTGCGCGCGCTGATCCGTTGGCCTGTCTCCGCTGTGACGATGCCGCCGGAAGCGTCCCGATGA
- a CDS encoding PucR family transcriptional regulator ligand-binding domain-containing protein translates to MTLDDARRALGAEEIHVPDAARARVLAGVVATDLMSDLLTADRTGHLVLTALASDQAVRTADLVGAAAVIVVNGKPLPAGMVELARELGMPLLRCRRPMFEACAVLARATGG, encoded by the coding sequence ATGACGCTGGACGATGCGCGGCGGGCGCTGGGGGCGGAAGAGATCCACGTACCGGATGCGGCGCGCGCACGGGTGCTGGCGGGCGTCGTGGCGACCGATCTGATGAGCGATCTGCTCACCGCGGATCGCACCGGCCATCTGGTGCTGACCGCACTGGCATCAGATCAGGCCGTGAGAACCGCGGATCTGGTGGGAGCCGCGGCGGTGATCGTGGTCAACGGCAAACCGCTGCCGGCCGGTATGGTGGAGCTGGCGCGCGAGCTCGGCATGCCCCTGTTGCGATGCCGGCGCCCGATGTTTGAGGCCTGCGCGGTGCTCGCCCGCGCGACAGGCGGCTGA
- a CDS encoding NADH-dependent [FeFe] hydrogenase, group A6, with product MTTATPLTTVKAEINGMECEVPEGTTILRAAEQIGIRVPRLCFHPDLPAWAACGICVVKVEGSPKMLRACATPVEDGMKITTHDPEIVRVRKSVLQLILSTHPNDCLRCPRNGNCELQRLAADFGIREVPFASRITRLPTDDSTRAVVLNPEKCVKCGRCAIVCQQMQNVWALEFVGRGDSTRLAPTGDIQLAESPCIRCGQCSAHCPVGAIYEHDETDRVWRALQNPDLHCVVQIAPAVRVAIGEAFGYEPGTVLTGKTYAALRRLGFRAVFDTNFGADLTIMEEATEFVQRFLHGAGPLPLITSCCPAWTDYMEKYAPDFIDNFSTAKSPHAMLAAMAKTYYAQVKGLDPAKIYMVSVMPCTAKKFEIIRSREMFDGERPYVNVSITTRELARMIKECGIDFVELPDEEADSILGYYTGAGTIFGATGGVMEAALRTAHYLITKREAPDINFLPLRGLEGVKEATFEIAGRTLRVAAAHWMSNIETVLDRVRESRRRGEEPAYHFIEVMACRGGCVGGGGQPYGADDEVRRRRASGIYQDDAMSQKRCSHQNPYIQKLYAEFLGAPLSARAHELLHTHYHRRPVYAR from the coding sequence ATGACCACCGCCACCCCCCTCACAACCGTGAAGGCCGAAATCAACGGCATGGAGTGCGAGGTGCCCGAGGGCACCACGATCCTGCGCGCGGCCGAACAGATCGGCATCCGCGTGCCACGGCTCTGCTTCCATCCGGACCTGCCCGCATGGGCCGCCTGCGGCATTTGCGTCGTCAAGGTCGAAGGCTCGCCAAAGATGCTGCGCGCCTGCGCGACGCCGGTCGAAGACGGCATGAAGATCACTACGCACGATCCGGAAATCGTGCGGGTGCGCAAGTCGGTGCTGCAGTTGATTCTCTCAACCCATCCGAACGACTGCCTTCGGTGCCCCCGCAACGGCAATTGCGAGCTACAACGGCTGGCGGCGGACTTCGGGATCCGGGAGGTGCCGTTTGCGTCGCGCATCACCCGACTGCCCACCGACGACTCCACCCGCGCGGTGGTGCTGAACCCCGAAAAGTGCGTGAAATGCGGTCGGTGCGCGATCGTTTGCCAGCAGATGCAAAACGTCTGGGCGCTCGAGTTTGTCGGCCGCGGTGACTCGACGCGGCTGGCCCCCACCGGCGATATCCAGCTGGCGGAGAGCCCCTGCATCCGCTGCGGCCAGTGCAGCGCGCACTGCCCGGTCGGCGCAATTTACGAGCACGACGAAACCGACCGCGTCTGGCGCGCGCTGCAAAACCCCGATCTCCACTGCGTGGTGCAGATCGCGCCGGCGGTCCGCGTCGCGATCGGCGAAGCGTTCGGCTACGAGCCGGGCACCGTGCTGACCGGCAAGACCTACGCCGCGCTGCGCCGGCTCGGCTTCCGGGCGGTGTTCGACACGAACTTTGGCGCGGACCTCACCATCATGGAGGAAGCCACGGAATTCGTGCAGCGCTTCCTCCACGGCGCGGGGCCGCTGCCGCTGATCACCAGTTGCTGCCCCGCCTGGACCGACTACATGGAGAAGTACGCGCCGGACTTCATCGACAACTTCTCCACCGCAAAATCCCCGCACGCGATGCTCGCCGCGATGGCAAAAACCTATTACGCGCAGGTGAAGGGGCTCGATCCGGCGAAGATCTACATGGTCTCCGTGATGCCCTGCACCGCGAAGAAGTTCGAGATCATCCGTTCTCGCGAGATGTTCGACGGCGAGCGGCCCTACGTGAACGTCTCGATCACCACACGCGAGCTGGCGCGCATGATCAAGGAGTGCGGCATCGACTTCGTCGAGCTGCCCGACGAAGAGGCCGACTCGATCCTCGGCTACTACACCGGCGCGGGCACGATCTTCGGCGCGACGGGCGGCGTGATGGAGGCGGCGCTGCGCACCGCGCACTACCTCATCACCAAGCGCGAGGCGCCCGACATCAACTTCCTGCCGCTGCGCGGCCTGGAGGGCGTAAAGGAGGCGACGTTCGAAATCGCTGGGCGGACGCTGCGCGTCGCTGCCGCGCATTGGATGAGCAACATCGAGACAGTGCTCGACCGCGTGCGCGAAAGCCGGCGACGCGGCGAGGAGCCGGCCTATCACTTCATCGAGGTGATGGCCTGCCGCGGCGGCTGCGTGGGCGGCGGTGGCCAGCCCTACGGCGCTGACGACGAGGTGCGCCGCCGGCGCGCGTCCGGCATCTACCAAGATGACGCGATGAGCCAGAAGCGGTGCTCACATCAGAACCCGTACATTCAAAAGCTCTACGCGGAGTTCCTGGGCGCGCCGCTGAGCGCGCGGGCGCACGAGCTGCTTCACACTCACTATCATCGTCGGCCGGTTTACGCGCGCTGA
- a CDS encoding NADH-quinone oxidoreductase subunit NuoF — translation MAYSHFVLVCAGTACDSCRSREIYNRLNAAVRTHGLEGRVQVVRTGCFGFCAQGPVVKVLPDESLYVQVRPEDADEIVAEHLAKGRPVQRLLYGGARPGSFADIPFYQKQFRIVLRNCGIIDPENIEEYIAREGYEALAKVLTSMTPDDVIAELRTSGLRGRGGAGYPTWKKWVFTKNASADTKYVICNADEGDPGAYMDRSTLEGDPHSVLEAMAIAGYAVGAHQGYIYIRAEYPLAIHRLEIAIRQAREMGLLGRDILGTGFDFDVELRLGAGAFVCGEETALIASIEGKRGMPVPRPPYPAVRGLWGRPTVINNVETFANIPVIILKGGAWFASIGTETSKGTKVFALTGKVNNSGLIEVPMGTTLREIIFDIGGGIKGGRRFKAAQTGGPSGGVIPEQFLDTPIDYESLAKLGSIMGSGGLIVMDEDDCIVDVNKFYLEFTVDESCGKCAPCRIGGRTMFNLLTDITEGRATVAHIEQIHTVAHAMQKASLCGLGQTAPNPVLSSLRYFGEEYRVHIKDKRCPAGRCRALVTYTILPDKCIGCTLCARRCPVNCISGERRKPHVIDLTRCIKCGECFAACKFGAVLRT, via the coding sequence ATGGCGTACTCCCACTTTGTATTGGTGTGTGCGGGCACCGCCTGCGACTCCTGCCGCAGCCGTGAGATCTACAACCGCCTGAACGCTGCGGTCCGCACTCACGGCCTTGAGGGGCGGGTTCAGGTTGTCCGGACGGGTTGTTTTGGCTTCTGTGCACAGGGGCCCGTCGTAAAAGTGCTGCCCGACGAATCGCTCTATGTGCAGGTCCGCCCGGAGGACGCTGACGAGATCGTCGCCGAGCACCTCGCGAAGGGGCGACCGGTGCAGCGCCTGCTGTACGGCGGCGCGCGGCCCGGTTCCTTCGCGGACATCCCCTTCTACCAGAAGCAGTTCCGAATCGTGCTGCGCAACTGCGGCATCATCGATCCCGAAAACATCGAGGAATACATCGCCCGCGAGGGCTACGAAGCGCTCGCGAAGGTGTTGACCTCGATGACGCCTGACGACGTGATCGCGGAGCTACGCACCTCCGGCCTGCGGGGGCGGGGCGGTGCCGGCTACCCGACTTGGAAGAAGTGGGTGTTTACAAAAAACGCGTCGGCGGACACCAAGTACGTCATCTGTAACGCCGACGAGGGCGACCCCGGCGCCTACATGGACCGCAGCACGCTCGAGGGTGACCCCCACTCCGTGCTCGAGGCCATGGCGATTGCGGGCTACGCGGTCGGCGCGCACCAGGGCTACATCTACATCCGCGCGGAATATCCGCTGGCGATCCACCGGCTCGAAATTGCGATCCGCCAGGCACGCGAGATGGGGCTGCTGGGCCGCGACATCCTGGGTACCGGGTTCGACTTCGACGTCGAACTGCGTCTTGGCGCCGGCGCATTCGTCTGCGGGGAGGAAACCGCGTTGATCGCCTCGATCGAGGGCAAGCGCGGCATGCCGGTGCCCCGCCCACCCTATCCGGCGGTCCGCGGCCTGTGGGGGCGGCCGACCGTGATCAACAACGTCGAAACGTTCGCGAACATCCCGGTGATCATTCTGAAGGGCGGCGCGTGGTTTGCTTCGATCGGGACCGAAACGTCGAAAGGCACGAAGGTGTTCGCGCTGACCGGGAAGGTCAACAACTCGGGCCTCATCGAGGTGCCGATGGGCACGACGTTGCGCGAAATCATCTTCGACATCGGTGGCGGCATCAAGGGCGGGCGCCGTTTCAAGGCCGCGCAGACCGGCGGCCCCTCCGGCGGCGTGATCCCGGAGCAGTTCCTCGACACCCCGATCGATTACGAGTCGCTCGCGAAGCTCGGCTCGATCATGGGCTCCGGTGGCCTGATTGTGATGGACGAAGACGATTGCATCGTGGACGTGAACAAGTTCTATCTCGAATTCACGGTGGACGAGTCCTGCGGCAAGTGCGCACCCTGCCGGATCGGTGGCCGCACGATGTTCAACTTGCTCACCGATATCACCGAGGGTCGCGCGACGGTCGCGCACATTGAGCAGATCCACACCGTCGCGCATGCGATGCAGAAGGCGTCGCTGTGCGGCCTCGGTCAGACCGCGCCCAACCCGGTGCTCTCGTCGTTGCGGTATTTTGGCGAAGAGTACCGGGTGCACATCAAGGACAAGCGCTGCCCCGCGGGGCGCTGCCGCGCGCTCGTCACCTACACGATTTTGCCGGACAAGTGCATCGGCTGCACGCTCTGCGCGCGGCGCTGTCCGGTCAACTGCATCAGCGGCGAGCGCCGCAAACCGCACGTGATTGACCTCACCCGCTGCATCAAGTGCGGGGAGTGCTTCGCCGCGTGCAAGTTCGGTGCGGTGCTTCGCACCTGA